In the genome of Egicoccus sp. AB-alg2, the window GTCGCGATCTGCCGGACCGGGCGGCCACCGTCGACGGTGTAGGTGCCGTCGAACCAGACCACCGCGGCCCGCTCGGGGTCGGGGCGGGCGGCGGTGTGGCCGAGCTGGCCGAGTAGCTCGGCGAGCCGGTCGATGTCGGCGCGGTACTCGGCAGCGGAGGAGGGTCCGAGGTCAACGTCCCGGTCGGCCGCGACGATCGCGCGGGCCTCGAGGTCGTCGATGGTGCGCTGCAGTGCGAACGTGACGGCCGGCAGCGCGTCGGGGTCGATGTCGAGACGGATCGGTGGTTCGGCGGGCATGGTGTCTCCTTCCGGGTGGCGGCAGGCGGTGAAGGGCCGCGTCAGCGGCCGGGCGGTGGCAGACCGGGCTCGTCGCGACCGGGCGGCGGCGACGTGCGGTCGGTCGTGTGGGCGCGGGCGATCACGGCGGCGAGGCGGGCGAGCTCAGGCGGGTCGCCGTCGAGGACCACCAGCTGCTGGCCGCGGTGGGGGCGGCACCCGAACGCCGGCGGGTTCGATAGGCGGCCGCACAGGCAGCGGCCACCGCCTGCCCACGTCTCCCGCGTCTCGCCGCGGACCTCGAGGTGCTCCTGGGGACGGCAGTACGCGCAACGGCAGGGGCGGGCGATGCCTGGGCCGAGCCCGGCCGGGTTGGAACACCCGATCGCCTGACGGCGGTCGAAGTCGGCCTGCCGCCGGGCCCGAGCTGCCGCGTTCGCCTCGGCGAGCGAGGCCAGCGCGCGCTCGCGGTCCGGGTCGAGGTAGCGATTGAGCTTGGCCGGGTCGACGCCGGTGCCGTGCCCCGAGTTGGCCGCTCCGAAGCACACCCGCTCGGGTGTCAGCACCTGCCCGTCGTGCGACGCCCCGGCGACCGCGCGGACGTCCACCACGTCCTTCGCTCGGGCGGCGGCGTTGGCGAGTCGCTCGGCGACCCGGCGTGCCCGGGCGTACGCGGTCCGCCAGCGGGCGCCGCCGGCGACCACGGAGGTGAGCTGGACCGTGTACTCGACCGCGTTGATGAACTCACGGGTCTCGTGCGGGCTCACGGTTCGCTCACGGGCCGGGTCTCGGGTCGGGTCAGCGGCCATGCCCGACCCCCTCACCGAGCGCACGAGCCCGGGCGTCGCCCGCCCGCTCGTGAGTCGGCGTCCCGGGCCGGGCGAGGTCCGGCCGGCGGGCCAGCAGCCGCGTGAGCCGCTCTGTGAGGTCGTCCTCCGGCTCACGAGCGGTGCCGGGAACCGGCGGCAGCGGCCCCTCGAACGCCGGTGCTGCGACCGTGCGGCGGGGTCCGACGAGGTCGTCGGCCAGTACCTCCGACAGGCGGCGGTCCGGAGCTGCGAGGTGCCTCGTAACAGCCCACGCGAGCAGCTGTGCACGCACGACCGGAAGCGACCGACGACCCAGCCCGGCGACCGGGGTCGTCACCCGGTCGACCGCGACGGCGAGCTGGTGGTCGTCAAGCGCCCCCGACAGCGCCGCCCGCCAGCCCGCCGCGCAGGACTCGCGGGCACGCCACCGGGCAGCAGCACGGTCGCGGTCGGCCCGTTCACGTTCCCAGCGGGCGTAGCGGGCTTCGAGCTGTCGCCGCTCGGCGAGCAGCCCCTCGAGATCCCACCCCTGCCGGATCGCCGAGACCACCCACCCCGCCCGGCGGCGGACCTCCCCATCCCCCAGCGTGTCGACCGCATCGAGCGCATCGACCACCCGCGCCTGACCGTGCTGCTCGATCAGCGCCCGCGCGGTCGGCTCCGCGACCCCGAGCGCCACCAGCCGCTGCTGCGGCGACGGTGACTTCGCTGGTGGTGGGAGTCCGGTCGGTCTCGCACTCGCCGGCTCCGCCCGCACCGACTCCGGCGGCCGCGGCGCCGGCGCGGGCGACCGCGCGGGACGCAGCGCGTATGAGGAAGAAGGTCGCGCAGCCTCGGACATCGCACAGCTCCTCGTGGGCTTCGACGAGGACGCTGCGGACGGCGACTCACGAACGGCTCACACTGCATGTGGACCGGCAAGGCACCGGAGATGTCTCATCCGGCAGCAATGCTGGTCCGCGGCATCGACATACACCGAGAGGGACGTCACATGGACTTGCTGCACTCGCTAGGTGCCTACGGCGATGACGGCGGCCTTCTTGCAGCTGCGATGGCTGCCTCGGGGTACGGCGCGACTTCCGAGGCCGCACGCGTGCAGGTGCCGACCGGGTTCGATGACGTCGACCGGGTGACCGGCGGCGGGCTACCCGCGGGGGTCCACTTGTTGTCCGGTGAGATGGCGTGTGGGAAGACCGGGCTTGTTGCCAGACTCGCCGTGCACTGCGCAGACAGCGAGACGCCGGTGCTGTTCGTCTGCAAGATGGACGACACCGTCGCGATCGCCCAGCGGATGGTCGCCGCCCACGCTCGCATCGACCGAAGCGAACTCCTCACGAGCACCGGGCAAAGCGCCGATCGGGTCCAAGCGGCGTATCGACGACTCAGCGACCAGCCGCTGGCCGTCGTGCCCGCTGAACGTCTCGAGTTGTGGTCGGTGGGCTGGGCGCTTCGCGAACTCGCCTCCAGGGTCGTAGACCAGCCTCGGCTCCTGGTAATCGATGATCTCGATGACCTGGCTGGCGGCGCCGGCCAGGGCGATCTAGGCCTTGTACCGAGATCGCTCGCGGACATGGCACGGCGGCTCGGCATTGCCATCGTCGTCACCACGACCGCGACGCTGATCGGCGAACGACGCGACCGAAGACCCGAGCTCCGCGACGTCCATGGGTGGCCGCAGATCGCACCCCATCTACGCAGCGCCTGGTTGCTCTACCGAGCCGATCAGCACGATGCGGACTCGCCGGATCGGGGCATTGGGGAGGTGATCCTGGCATGGCAAGCGAACGGACCGACGGGGACTGTCAGGCTCGCGCACCTGCCGCATCTGGGCACCTGGGCCAATCTCCACCACAGGACTGGGTCTGGCCCCTACGGTGCTGCGTCGGTTCGTGAAGGAGGCGAGTGAGTGGCTTCACTCGAGGGCATCAAGGACGACGACCTCCAGCGGTTGCCACGGGCGAGCGAGCAGCGCATCCCTCGCCGCGTGGATGGTTGGCGGGCACACCTCGCCGAAGCTGGTGCCAGCCCACCCGTCCATCGAGCGGTCGACCAGTACGCCGAACTCACGGACCGATCGCGAAGGCGCGTGCGTGAGTTGCTCCTCGAGTACCAAGGTGCTCCACAGGCGCGGACCGCCATCGTCTTCCTGTGGGGCGGCGCCCGCGGCAAGAACCCCTCCCTTGCCGTGATCGGCAACCCGCGTGTACGCAGTGGGAGCGGCGCCCCATGGCTTCGGGCCGCAGATGACCACCGAGACGCCGCACACACATTCCTCTGGAACCCGCGCATCGCGTCGGACGGCATCGAGCAAGACAGCCTCGTCGCACCCAGAGCCGCATTCGAAAAGCTGTGGTCACACCCCAACCTCTCGCAGGGGTTGCTGCCGGGCTGCGGAACCGCCTTCGGGACCAAACTCCTGTACTGGGCTGCACGGTGCGAGCTGGGGTTCGACGTCCCCCCCGAACACCCGATCCCGCTCATCTACGATCTCCGCGTCTTCGAAAGCCTCCGTGCGCTGGGCCTCGCCTACCCGTCCGATGAGGGTCACCCGACCGCATTCACGAACCCTCAGCGGAAGATGCCGTTCGCCACCTACGAGGCCTACTGCAGGATCGCCTACGAGTGGTCGAACCGATTGAACGAGCGAGTCGCCAACATCAACCACGAGGGACTGGACGCCTTCGTGCCCGACGACGTTGAAGTGATGCTGTTCGCCGTCAACGGCGTGGGCCTGCGAACCTCGCAGTGCACCGACGAGCCTGCCACCGAGGGCAGTGACGGAGGTGGACCGGAGATCGATGAGCCACAGGTCGATCCCTCATCTACAGGCGACTTGGACCTTGCAGCCGCAGCACGCGTGCTCAATGCGTTAGCAGCAGCAGCCTAAGATCCGCCGCCATGCCTGTAGCGGGGCACCGGTGGAGCAGTTGTGTACGCCGCGAGCAGACTCGTGTCGCAGACCGCGCATAGCCTCGGGACTCGGTATGGCTCGAGGTGATGGAGTGCTCGGTGTCGTGAGGTGGATCGAACTCGAGCGTCTCTATCCCGGCGATGCGTGGCGCGTCTGGCTGCTGCATGAGCTGCTCCAGGTTGCCGCACGAGAGCCGAGGTCTATTACGGGCATCGCCGTAATCCGCCAGACGACGGTCGAGGAGTTCCCGTACGCGGCCCGGACTCGGCCACCGCAGCCAGCCTTTCTCGCCGTGGCAGAGATCTCCGATGGGGGCTGAGGTGAGGCCGGCGGTCCGTTGCTGACACAAGCAGAGGCGTGCGGGACGTTCGGCTGCGACACCGAGATCTCCTGCACGCACCTACTCGCTGTTGACAACGGGGTATTCGCTGCGGTGCCCCTCCCATGCGGGAGGCTCCGGTACGTGCGATAGCTGGCTCAAGGGACGCGGTTCGACGAGCTCGTGATCCATCGCCTCCCGCCA includes:
- a CDS encoding DnaB-like helicase C-terminal domain-containing protein; protein product: MDLLHSLGAYGDDGGLLAAAMAASGYGATSEAARVQVPTGFDDVDRVTGGGLPAGVHLLSGEMACGKTGLVARLAVHCADSETPVLFVCKMDDTVAIAQRMVAAHARIDRSELLTSTGQSADRVQAAYRRLSDQPLAVVPAERLELWSVGWALRELASRVVDQPRLLVIDDLDDLAGGAGQGDLGLVPRSLADMARRLGIAIVVTTTATLIGERRDRRPELRDVHGWPQIAPHLRSAWLLYRADQHDADSPDRGIGEVILAWQANGPTGTVRLAHLPHLGTWANLHHRTGSGPYGAASVREGGE